GAAGGCGAGGAAATGACAAGAGGTGATTCATAGCTGATGAATTCAGAAAAATCCTGCAGGATTCATATCATTTTGGAGGCAGTAGAGTCTCATTTCCTTAGCTTATCCTCAAATAAGGTCCATTAGGATGTCGTCTTCCATGACACTCTGAGCCTGCACTTGCTGTAGGCCTTGCTGAGGGACAGGGCCTCGAGGTCCCGCGCTCATCATCAGTGTCCCTAAAGCAGAAAAACAAAGCACAAGTGTCAAACAGACTGCTTCAGGCTTCTGAACCTTTATACCTTAGTATGATAGGGATTGTTTTATAGTAATACCATAGCAACGGAATGCACACAATGACCATTCAGGCCAATTCCTGAAGGTTTATGAAGGAAATTCCCTGTGAAATATGCAGCACAATGAAATAAATGTCTTGCAAGTCTACACTAAGGGgattatttttatagtgtataagccaatacactataataaatatgccccaaagtctGATAGTTACCCACAACAGCCATCCAGCAGGTATCATTTACCTTTTTGAAACCAAACATTAATGTCAATataaatgaattttgttacacaGCACCACCTACTGGTCAGTTTCTGTCCATGATCCAGTCAAgaaagttgtcaggagaaagaaagaggggttGGTTTGATGTTCTTCTGCTTAGGAAAatcattagaaacctcagatgaCCTTTCCTAAGCAGAAGAACATCAGAGCAGCCCTCTTTCTTTCGCCTGACAACTTCCTTGGTGACATCATGGTCGGAAACTGACCAACAGGTGGTGCCTTTGTTGCAAAATTCATTTGTATTAACAGTACACatttcccttaatatcttggaataaaaaaattaatgtaaattgcaaaagtgcttagaataattttacatttacttattttataaaggtttatttatcatttaaaaaGCACTAATTAATGATAAAGACCTCAGGTTAGGGTGTTTCTCGGTCACTTATATAATCTAGAACACCTGTACAGTATGGTCAATGGTGGGTTCACAAAGAATGATGGGTAATATATACAGGAAGCTTTTAAAGTGGTCAGACCTGCAGGATTTACTTTGTGTTGTACAAAATGAAACAAGGAGATGAAGAAAATAGAATCCTATATGTATACCTCCCAACGATGAGATGATATAAGGATCAAAATAAGATACAAGTATTAGTATAGGCCAGTGGTCCTCAACTGTtgttgtgagccacagtcaaatgtaaacagACGtgaaaagcaacacaagcaccataaaagttcatggaggagtcaaataagggctgtgattggctattaggcagcctctatgcaccctatcagcttacagggggctttatttggtaggaaagcttgtttttattcaaccaaaacttgcccccaagtcagggggcactgagagcaacatccaaggggttggggagcaaaatgttgcccctgagccactccTTGGGGATCATAAAACCCCTAGCCTGCTGTAAATGAATTTCTCAGGGTGTCTGTTTAAAGGGCAATGCAAACTGTGAGTGGGCAACAGTGTGAAGTGACCTGCCTGGACCAATTATTGCCACTCTTGCTACTGCCGTTTCCCCTGGTGTGAAACCTCCTCACCTGGAATTGGTGCTCTCTGTTGCATCTGGTTCCCCCATTGCTGCGCGGGGGCTTGGTGCATAAGTGTTTGCCCCGGGAGTTGGAGTTGCTGCTGGCCGGGAGCCTGGTGCTGCATCTGTTGGCCCATGGCCTGATGGGGAAGCATGCCCTGAGCCGCTTGCTGCATATGGTGCAAAGGCTGCTGTGTTTGTGGGACACTGGTCTGTGGCTGTAAAACAGAACAACGAAATGGATATTTAGTTCTTGTACAATGGTTCTGTCTTAGTGACTTGCTCAAATGTTCACGCCTTGGACcagaacaacattttttttacagacaagaaagaaaaagcactaagtttggccaggcacagtaacccatagcaaccaatatgatgtttgcctttaacaggtaaccagtaaattctgcccgctgattggttgctataggttactgctcatgggcaaacgtAGCACCTTTTGTAACATAACCCCCATTGCCACTATTGTGAGGAAACAGCTGTGGAACATGTGGCATTTACTCATGGGGGATTCTCTCCCTCTCCCTGGAtgatgcatttttatatatattttggaaaCCTGGCATATCTATATGCAATATGAATTGACTGAACTGCAACTAACCTCATAATTTCATAGCATAGAAAACTGACGGAGTACATATCTTTATGCACTACGTACTTACTGAACTGTAACAAACTACACAGTGGATAAATTGTGCCTCATTAACGGGAACTTCATTAACAAGGACACAACACAGGTGGGAAtcactatttattattaatattattattataataataataataataaatagtgattCCCGCCTATTTTTATAAATTCAGTGGTGGTGTTGTCTCAAGTTGTCTCTTCCGGAccaaaaatgtgttaaagagccccacacaacacagaaatccctaaaaTACCGGTCACTTTAATCTGGTCCTtcaaacagtatgaataaataccattttatttgctgaaatccagctgcaaaacagttcttctctttctacatttttaattgatgaattatatttacttttcaaaaagcttaagttgtgtttgggtggagttcccctttaagagataGCCAGTACATTTTGGAAGGCAGATATGGgattactaaggggcacatttactaatccacgaatccgaatcttgaatgggaaaaaatcacattggaaacgaaaatttcagaagatcgcaaatatcacgaaaatgcttacgaaaaaatcgtattagtcacgataacatcgtattggcgatccgaaagtcacgaaattttcgtaccgaacaattgcaaacagcggtaaaacctttccctATTTTTTCGTGcgccgtacaaaaaagtcgtgcggacgcccgaaaaaatcccGAAAacacgctcggagcattcgtgcttttgtaaatgtgcccctaagtgttgtatCTAGGTAGAAGAATAAAACTGgctcatataatataatatatatttatttttatttcttcctACCATATAATATCAACATTAGGAGGGGCCTGTCACTCAGGAGTAGGGGGCATGGTTTTAGCCTTAGGATGAGGTTCCAGGAGCTACACATAAAGATTCAGTACGGTATCCTTAATATCCTAAGCAGATCAGCCATTTGAATTTTCAGCCTGTCACACTGTGGCTCAACAGTGCCTGTTCTTGGGAATGTAGTAGTTTCACTCACCCCCATAGCCCAACATCAACAATGCTGGACATTCTATGATTAGTCTTCTCTATATAGCAGTGGAATTTAAAAGGAGCAACTTAAATCAGTCACTTCCCCAGCTAAGCTTACAATTTACATTTCCACACCATTCTGTCCAATTGCCAGTTATGGTAAATGCTTTACTATCTGGAAGAGCTATAGGGGGAAAATATTCCCATCTGGTTTCCTGGATACTTAcaggctgctggctcaggaggagGTTGCGTAGCTGTGGGTTGGCACCAGGGTTTTGTGGTCGGAGCATCGCTCCTGGCTGTGGGTTCTGAGGCTGGCCAGGTGCTTGAACGGTGGTTTGTGTGGCTTGTGGTGGTGCCTGAGAGGCTGCTTGCTGTGGTTGCTGTACTCTGATGTGTAACTGGAAGAAAGCAGCATAGTCATCCTTGTGTTATTGTCAAGCAATCATCACTAATATAAATGATCACTCATTTAGTCCcattccccccacccccctcaaCAAGATTTGAACATCAGCTCATAGCCGGAGCGGAGTCTGACGCTACTGCTCTAAAGTGTTCTTCCACCCATGCACGGCAACAGTAACGTTGTGTtatactacaactctcagcagcgcATAGACATGTGATGGCTCAGGCACCATCATGGAACATGTAGTCCTTTAGGGCTGCAGACTGACCATCTGTTTATCAGAGAAAACGTATCTGGTTCTCCTCCAGATGTTAAAAGGATTTTCTACTCAGAAACTTTATTATATtttcagaaaggaaaaaaaaaaaggttactcCCCCCTTGACATGAGTTCATCGAAGTTGGGTTTATGGATAAAATgtgtagtataaaaaaaaaaaaacactatctgaacttccagaaatataaaataaggaGACCATTATAGTCCCCACCCCTTGTGCTCACAGCGAAATTCAACCCCTCCCttatcttgttccattgtgaagtgatggattctggtacTTGAAGTCCCCCCCCGCTTTGGTGGGTAGTGCACagattatatttatttctgaaagttcagacatTATTTAAGCATTTTCCTACATAAGGCCAACACGAATGAGCTCAGGTCAAAAAggagggtatagtttccctttaaacaatttttaaaatggatgaatatttaagaaaataaaatattctgtgagctatttggtatttggctgaatccaggCATTTTTATCTGCTGCATCCATAGAAAGTAAAATAACAGATTAtctcaagaaaaagaaaaactcacCAAATTCTGTGTTCTCTGTTGCTCATCCATCATAGTGACTTGGCTAATGGAGGGCATGCCCGGGGCTACCTGCTGGCCTTGCATCTGGAGAAATGAGCAGATTGTATCATTCTCTCTTCTACAACCATGTTATCCCCATATATAAGAAGTAACACCAGTTTACCTGTTGGGGTACGGCCTGTGCCACTGGCAGAGCCCCTGGCTGTTTCTGGAGGAAGGCTTGGGTGTTGGCTGGAACATTCCCAGTGCCCACAGCTTGGCCAGCTCCCATCTAAAAACAGACAACATGACAATAAAGAGATGAGCTGTGTGTAATGGCGACTGTCAATACAGGCAGAGCAAACTTAATATTTGGAGAAGATGGTTCTCAATATTCCAACCATTCATGTTCATGTTCTGCTGGTGCACTAAGCGAGCATCACATGATGTCAAAACAAAAGGTTAGTCCATCTCTATACACTAAATAGTATGAGGAAaagtgtaatattctgagataatttgctatcagtcttcattttttttattatttgtagtttttctttttaatttgctggggtcagtgacccccatttgaaagcagcaatgagtcagaaggtggcaaatagttaaaaaaaaaaaaaaataataattaagaccaactgaaaagttgcttagattagccattctataacatacaaaaagtgaacctcccctttaagtcTGTACCAACGAGTACATAGAACTTGAATGCAAAGTCCAGCTGACAAAGCTGCCCCTTTTCAATAAATCTAAATAGAAGTCAGGTATACAAATGCCCCTTTACAGGGAACTATACACTTAGTGATTTTTCCTGCGTATTCCAACAGAAAGCTCAATTCCCTCTTGCGTTCTTCTTTCCTAGTGCCTATGAATGTATTACAGACTTCAATGTCAAACCTTATAATTCAAAATGTTTgacctacgtagtggagggccaataatagaagcctgttttgaccactGCCTTTTTCTTAAACCACACACAAGTTATCACAATaatttttaagaccatatccagattaatggtggtagcacacaaaAAAACCTCTGCAGGTATACCCCCCATCACTCAtgtgaaaaaaaagtttctaaagtcatattaagacatacactaaaatccatatggctcctcctccctgtggatagcacagcaaccccagcacataaacaccttagggaccatataataactatttccaatttccattttcccacaggcagcatagggtaggcagggtaaggcactcacaggcagggtatggcagtcacaggcagggtagagcaggcacaGGGAAAGTATGGCAAGAGTCAGAGAAACCTATCAGGCTCTTactggtgtgaacaatgcaggggggcagttaatctcagtactgatactatttaaaacttacacaaaggtaagtagtGGCCACACAAAGGGGGCCAGGGGCCAGATGCAGCCCGTggcccaccagttggacagcagtgcCATGGATTAAGCTCAAACCAGCAGGAAAATAAGTGCATTATACCCTACTCCTCCTGTGTTCCCCTAACAGAGATAAGAACAGCTGGAATACCATTACCAAAAATACAGCAATGTGGCCCATacaataaataacattaaaaagaCTTTGGCAAGATTCACAAACCATTCGTACATTTCGCTGTTGGTCAATCTTCTGCATCTGAACTTGCTTGTGGTTTGTGATCACCTGTCGGATACCGTTGACGAAGCCACTCTGGTCGTTAGGGATGAGCCCCATGAAGATCTTCTTTTTGGAGGAGTAGAGGAGCATGAGGACTCGGACTTCACATGGAGTTGTGTGCGGGAAGTGTACGCAACCGGCCTGCTCAAAGATGCAAAAACAAAACCAACTGATACATGACATGATGATCGAGGGATTAGGCAATTTTGGTAGTAATCCCTTAGACACAATTTGGAGCCTGCTCAAGAAATGTCAAAATGGTTTACTATTTAGACAAGCACACAAACAATACAACATTTCCAAGCAATGTAGTAATGGACATGGTACTTACAAAGCCACTGCCCATGATACGGTACAGGCCTTTCAGAGATTCTAGGTCCTTGTTGGTAAAGTGGAACTGAACCATGCGAGAATTCCTAAACAAAGGTCCAAGTGtagtctaaaaagaaaaaaataattatttagagATCCCTATcaggaaacacattatccaaaaagctacaAAGTTCCATCTCCCATtgagtccattttaagtaaataattctaatttttaaatcttttttttttctgtagcctGAACCGTTGATgtgtgaatccatattgatggcagaactatcctattgggtttatgtcatgtttaaatgtttagcagacttaacgtatggagatccaaattacagaaagatcccatatgcaaaaaaaaaaaaaaaaaaaccagggtcggaacttggggtaggcaaaagaggcacttATCTAGGAAGCAACAGCAGGGAAGCTAAGCATGTACCTcctctgtctgcctacccctagttcccactCCTGGATGGCCTTAAGATGCTGGCATTTTCAGTCACTCCCCCATCCCCACCCCCCGCTTGTCACCATGAATGCATGCACCCGcactggtcccaagcattctggataatagatccgatacctgtacaatgattCTTACCAGAAGTTGCTGTGGGATGAGCTGCATAATAAGCTTTTGTGGCCATTGATCAGTTTttctgagaaaaagaaaaaaaccattACAATAAATACCTGTAATAATGATCAGGGATATCATTAAATGACACAAGAACTACCAATGGAACAATAGAAAAAAGTCCTAAAATACTTACTAGTAAAGGGTCAaactattatttttaaatataattataaagtgccaacatatttcacagcactgtacaataaattatTGCTTTAAGGGAGCCATCAGTAGCCTATGTGGTTACTGTTTCAGTACCAGAAGTTGATGAAAAGCCTTTCAAACCCAATTCCCATCCAAGGCATTAGTAGCTAAAATGCAGTGTAATTTGGTAAAGGCAGTGCTTTAGTGCACAACAGGACATAAAAAATATCAGATCTGTCCCTTTTTGCAGCCACCATAGTTCTGTACATCCCCTACAAGTCCCCTAAGCACAGAAgccacataaaaacataaaatagccAGTGTGCCATTGGCCTTAGAGTCGAGTAATCTTGCCATAAGAATGGTACATTTATTTGAATACACTGTAAATGTAAACCCTATATAGAAGAATGCTAATCGTTATATGAAGTACCAATGTATAGTCACAAACTTACAGATTTTCTCCAGGGTTGACATAAACTTGACATGGAAGGGAGCGAGTTAGTTTGGCGTTGTTGTCCACTGACACTGACCGAGGCTTCTAGAGTAAAGTGATAGACGATTTAGTAAAGGCTTGAAAAGCACCATTTACTTGCTAATAAAATACTTCTACCACACTTAAACTACAgacaaaaacacatttaacacCATTGCTCATACGTGCCCCTCAAGCATACTCACCTCTTGCCACTCGAGCACCCCACTCCAGGCAAGCAATTTATTGCCATTAACAGGTGTCTGTGTGCATGGCAACTGTGCTGTTCCAATCTGTGGCTGTGAGGGTTGTGGGGCTTGAACTCCCCCAGCAGCTCCTGTTATGGGCTGTATGAAGACACAAGATAACTGATCAAGAAATCGGCACATAGTAAAAATCATAAAGGTTTATTGCCTCTGAGGAATCAAACTGAAGCCTCAGGCTACAAAGCAGAGCACCGAGGAGCATTTACACTAGAAAAAAAGCAGTTCTCTTTTAGGGAAAAAATACAATAACTTCTGCAGCAATCTGCACTAGTCTTAATCAGATCTGTCACTCAAACATCTAAAATAGAAGGCTCTGACCCAAACAAAGCAATTACATGCAGGTATGATGTCTACACACTTTTCTGGTATGGCTTGGCAAGCAAATGGCAGAAATTCATAAAATCAAAGGCTGCTTTACCATAGATGGCGGAACAGGCTGTTGCTGAGCTCCCTGCTGCTGCAATTGTACAGGCGCTGGTCCAGGACCTGTGGTTACCGTGGTGACAAGACTGGGTTGAGAAGCAGGCGTCATTAAGGATGCAGTGGAAGTAACCATCTTGGGGACTGAGGTATTCTGAGGCATTGCAGGGGGCGGCGGTTGGTTAAATGGAGTACCAACAGCCGATGTAGGTGGCATCTGATTAAGGTTTGGAAGTGGAActaaaagtaaagtaaataaaatacttattggagaaaaaaaaaacaaagtatcaCACAGCATAACCACAAGAAACATTGTAAAGTAATAAACAGCCTGGGATTCTGGGCAGCTTCTTCCATAAAATATTCTTTGTCCACatcagtcattaaaaaaaaagtttccaaagAAAGTTCACCTCATGTACAAGTTCTATTTATTAATACTGACAGTTATTTATTGATGTGCATTAAATATCAAGTTTAAATCAGGGAAGCATAAGCTATTTTATCCTGGAGGAATCC
The sequence above is a segment of the Xenopus tropicalis strain Nigerian chromosome 7, UCB_Xtro_10.0, whole genome shotgun sequence genome. Coding sequences within it:
- the med25 gene encoding mediator of RNA polymerase II transcription subunit 25 isoform X4, which translates into the protein MDAATPGNGGIISDVVFVIEGTANLGPYFESLRKHYLLPAIEYFNGGPPAETDFGGDYGGTQYSLVVFNTVDCAPESYVQCHAPTSSAYEFVQWLDSIRFMGGGGESCSLIAEGLSTALQLFDDFKKMREQIGQTHKVCILICNSPPYLLPAVESTTYSGYTTENLVQKIGERGIHFSVISPRKLPALRTLFEKAMPVGLIEPQPKDYSQDPRHMILVRGMVLPVGGATSVPGVIPPKQPISQPPLPVVPPQIANAPSHQLPPVQPPYMQVPQQNTLTTAHAAAQSAVEAAKNQKNNLPNRFPLPNLNQMPPTSAVGTPFNQPPPPAMPQNTSVPKMVTSTASLMTPASQPSLVTTVTTGPGPAPVQLQQQGAQQQPVPPSMPITGAAGGVQAPQPSQPQIGTAQLPCTQTPVNGNKLLAWSGVLEWQEPRSVSVDNNAKLTRSLPCQVYVNPGENLKTDQWPQKLIMQLIPQQLLTTLGPLFRNSRMVQFHFTNKDLESLKGLYRIMGSGFQAGCVHFPHTTPCEVRVLMLLYSSKKKIFMGLIPNDQSGFVNGIRQVITNHKQVQMQKIDQQRNMGAGQAVGTGNVPANTQAFLQKQPGALPVAQAVPQQMQGQQVAPGMPSISQVTMMDEQQRTQNLLHIRVQQPQQAASQAPPQATQTTVQAPGQPQNPQPGAMLRPQNPGANPQLRNLLLSQQPPQTSVPQTQQPLHHMQQAAQGMLPHQAMGQQMQHQAPGQQQLQLPGQTLMHQAPAQQWGNQMQQRAPIPGTLMMSAGPRGPVPQQGLQQVQAQSVMEDDILMDLI
- the med25 gene encoding mediator of RNA polymerase II transcription subunit 25 isoform X5, producing MDAATPGNGGIISDVVFVIEGTANLGPYFESLRKHYLLPAIEYFNGGPPAETDFGGDYGGTQYSLVVFNTVDCAPESYVQCHAPTSSAYEFVQWLDSIRFMGGGGESCSLIAEGLSTALQLFDDFKKMREQIGQTHKVCILICNSPPYLLPAVESTTYSGYTTENLVQKIGERGIHFSVISPRKLPALRTLFEKAMPVGLIEPQPKDYSQDPRHMILVRGMVLPVGGATSVPGVIPPKQPISQPPLPVVPPQIANAPSHQLPPVQPPYMVPQQNTLTTAHAAAQSAVEAAKNQKNNLPNRFPLPNLNQMPPTSAVGTPFNQPPPPAMPQNTSVPKMVTSTASLMTPASQPSLVTTVTTGPGPAPVQLQQQGAQQQPVPPSMPITGAAGGVQAPQPSQPQIGTAQLPCTQTPVNGNKLLAWSGVLEWQEKPRSVSVDNNAKLTRSLPCQVYVNPGENLKTDQWPQKLIMQLIPQQLLTTLGPLFRNSRMVQFHFTNKDLESLKGLYRIMGSGFAGCVHFPHTTPCEVRVLMLLYSSKKKIFMGLIPNDQSGFVNGIRQVITNHKQVQMQKIDQQRNMGAGQAVGTGNVPANTQAFLQKQPGALPVAQAVPQQMQGQQVAPGMPSISQVTMMDEQQRTQNLLHIRVQQPQQAASQAPPQATQTTVQAPGQPQNPQPGAMLRPQNPGANPQLRNLLLSQQPPQTSVPQTQQPLHHMQQAAQGMLPHQAMGQQMQHQAPGQQQLQLPGQTLMHQAPAQQWGNQMQQRAPIPGTLMMSAGPRGPVPQQGLQQVQAQSVMEDDILMDLI
- the med25 gene encoding mediator of RNA polymerase II transcription subunit 25 isoform X2 — its product is MDAATPGNGGIISDVVFVIEGTANLGPYFESLRKHYLLPAIEYFNGGPPAETDFGGDYGGTQYSLVVFNTVDCAPESYVQCHAPTSSAYEFVQWLDSIRFMGGGGESCSLIAEGLSTALQLFDDFKKMREQIGQTHKVCILICNSPPYLLPAVESTTYSGYTTENLVQKIGERGIHFSVISPRKLPALRTLFEKAMPVGLIEPQPKDYSQDPRHMILVRGMVLPVGGATSVPGVIPPKQPISQPPLPVVPPQIANAPSHQLPPVQPPYMQVPQQNTLTTAHAAAQSAVEAAKNQKNNLPNRFPLPNLNQMPPTSAVGTPFNQPPPPAMPQNTSVPKMVTSTASLMTPASQPSLVTTVTTGPGPAPVQLQQQGAQQQPVPPSMPITGAAGGVQAPQPSQPQIGTAQLPCTQTPVNGNKLLAWSGVLEWQEKPRSVSVDNNAKLTRSLPCQVYVNPGENLKTDQWPQKLIMQLIPQQLLTTLGPLFRNSRMVQFHFTNKDLESLKGLYRIMGSGFAGCVHFPHTTPCEVRVLMLLYSSKKKIFMGLIPNDQSGFVNGIRQVITNHKQVQMQKIDQQRNMGAGQAVGTGNVPANTQAFLQKQPGALPVAQAVPQQMQGQQVAPGMPSISQVTMMDEQQRTQNLLHIRVQQPQQAASQAPPQATQTTVQAPGQPQNPQPGAMLRPQNPGANPQLRNLLLSQQPPQTSVPQTQQPLHHMQQAAQGMLPHQAMGQQMQHQAPGQQQLQLPGQTLMHQAPAQQWGNQMQQRAPIPGTLMMSAGPRGPVPQQGLQQVQAQSVMEDDILMDLI
- the med25 gene encoding mediator of RNA polymerase II transcription subunit 25 isoform X3, encoding MDAATPGNGGIISDVVFVIEGTANLGPYFESLRKHYLLPAIEYFNGGPPAETDFGGDYGGTQYSLVVFNTVDCAPESYVQCHAPTSSAYEFVQWLDSIRFMGGGGESCSLIAEGLSTALQLFDDFKKMREQIGQTHKVCILICNSPPYLLPAVESTTYSGYTTENLVQKIGERGIHFSVISPRKLPALRTLFEKAMPVGLIEPQPKDYSQDPRHMILVRGMVLPVGGATSVPGVIPPKQPISQPPLPVVPPQIANAPSHQLPPVQPPYMVPQQNTLTTAHAAAQSAVEAAKNQKNNLPNRFPLPNLNQMPPTSAVGTPFNQPPPPAMPQNTSVPKMVTSTASLMTPASQPSLVTTVTTGPGPAPVQLQQQGAQQQPVPPSMPITGAAGGVQAPQPSQPQIGTAQLPCTQTPVNGNKLLAWSGVLEWQEKPRSVSVDNNAKLTRSLPCQVYVNPGENLKTDQWPQKLIMQLIPQQLLTTLGPLFRNSRMVQFHFTNKDLESLKGLYRIMGSGFQAGCVHFPHTTPCEVRVLMLLYSSKKKIFMGLIPNDQSGFVNGIRQVITNHKQVQMQKIDQQRNMGAGQAVGTGNVPANTQAFLQKQPGALPVAQAVPQQMQGQQVAPGMPSISQVTMMDEQQRTQNLLHIRVQQPQQAASQAPPQATQTTVQAPGQPQNPQPGAMLRPQNPGANPQLRNLLLSQQPPQTSVPQTQQPLHHMQQAAQGMLPHQAMGQQMQHQAPGQQQLQLPGQTLMHQAPAQQWGNQMQQRAPIPGTLMMSAGPRGPVPQQGLQQVQAQSVMEDDILMDLI
- the med25 gene encoding mediator of RNA polymerase II transcription subunit 25 isoform X6, whose product is MDAATPGNGGIISDVVFVIEGTANLGPYFESLRKHYLLPAIEYFNGGPPAETDFGGDYGGTQYSLVVFNTVDCAPESYVQCHAPTSSAYEFVQWLDSIRFMGGGGESCSLIAEGLSTALQLFDDFKKMREQIGQTHKVCILICNSPPYLLPAVESTTYSGYTTENLVQKIGERGIHFSVISPRKLPALRTLFEKAMPVGLIEPQPKDYSQDPRHMILVRGMVLPVGGATSVPGVIPPKQPISQPPLPVVPPQIANAPSHQLPPVQPPYMQVPQQNTLTTAHAAAQSAVEAAKNQKNNLPNRFPLPNLNQMPPTSAVGTPFNQPPPPAMPQNTSVPKMVTSTASLMTPASQPSLVTTVTTGPGPAPVQLQQQGAQQQPVPPSMPITGAAGGVQAPQPSQPQIGTAQLPCTQTPVNGNKLLAWSGVLEWQEPRSVSVDNNAKLTRSLPCQVYVNPGENLKTDQWPQKLIMQLIPQQLLTTLGPLFRNSRMVQFHFTNKDLESLKGLYRIMGSGFAGCVHFPHTTPCEVRVLMLLYSSKKKIFMGLIPNDQSGFVNGIRQVITNHKQVQMQKIDQQRNMGAGQAVGTGNVPANTQAFLQKQPGALPVAQAVPQQMQGQQVAPGMPSISQVTMMDEQQRTQNLLHIRVQQPQQAASQAPPQATQTTVQAPGQPQNPQPGAMLRPQNPGANPQLRNLLLSQQPPQTSVPQTQQPLHHMQQAAQGMLPHQAMGQQMQHQAPGQQQLQLPGQTLMHQAPAQQWGNQMQQRAPIPGTLMMSAGPRGPVPQQGLQQVQAQSVMEDDILMDLI
- the med25 gene encoding mediator of RNA polymerase II transcription subunit 25 isoform X1 — its product is MDAATPGNGGIISDVVFVIEGTANLGPYFESLRKHYLLPAIEYFNGGPPAETDFGGDYGGTQYSLVVFNTVDCAPESYVQCHAPTSSAYEFVQWLDSIRFMGGGGESCSLIAEGLSTALQLFDDFKKMREQIGQTHKVCILICNSPPYLLPAVESTTYSGYTTENLVQKIGERGIHFSVISPRKLPALRTLFEKAMPVGLIEPQPKDYSQDPRHMILVRGMVLPVGGATSVPGVIPPKQPISQPPLPVVPPQIANAPSHQLPPVQPPYMQVPQQNTLTTAHAAAQSAVEAAKNQKNNLPNRFPLPNLNQMPPTSAVGTPFNQPPPPAMPQNTSVPKMVTSTASLMTPASQPSLVTTVTTGPGPAPVQLQQQGAQQQPVPPSMPITGAAGGVQAPQPSQPQIGTAQLPCTQTPVNGNKLLAWSGVLEWQEKPRSVSVDNNAKLTRSLPCQVYVNPGENLKTDQWPQKLIMQLIPQQLLTTLGPLFRNSRMVQFHFTNKDLESLKGLYRIMGSGFQAGCVHFPHTTPCEVRVLMLLYSSKKKIFMGLIPNDQSGFVNGIRQVITNHKQVQMQKIDQQRNMGAGQAVGTGNVPANTQAFLQKQPGALPVAQAVPQQMQGQQVAPGMPSISQVTMMDEQQRTQNLLHIRVQQPQQAASQAPPQATQTTVQAPGQPQNPQPGAMLRPQNPGANPQLRNLLLSQQPPQTSVPQTQQPLHHMQQAAQGMLPHQAMGQQMQHQAPGQQQLQLPGQTLMHQAPAQQWGNQMQQRAPIPGTLMMSAGPRGPVPQQGLQQVQAQSVMEDDILMDLI